In Anseongella ginsenosidimutans, one genomic interval encodes:
- a CDS encoding polyprenol monophosphomannose synthase codes for MSDSIVLIPTYNEKENIEKIIRKVFSLVVPFHVLVIDDSSPDGTAAIVEKLMPEFPGRLFLEQRQGKLGLGRAYIHGFRWALARPYQFVFEMDADFSHNPDDLPRLREACLNGADVAVGSRYIKGVNVVNWPMGRVLMSYSASVYVRFITGMDIRDFTAGFKCYHRKVLEAIELDNIRSVGYGFQIEMKFTAVMHGFRVVEVPIIFTDRTEGVSKMSRGIFKEAALGVIKMKIGSWFRKYSRSS; via the coding sequence GTGTCTGATAGCATAGTCCTGATCCCCACATACAATGAAAAAGAGAATATTGAGAAAATAATCAGGAAAGTTTTTTCATTGGTTGTTCCTTTTCACGTCCTGGTGATTGATGACAGTTCTCCCGATGGCACGGCAGCAATCGTTGAAAAGCTGATGCCGGAATTTCCGGGACGATTATTCCTTGAGCAGCGCCAGGGCAAGCTGGGACTGGGCAGGGCTTATATTCATGGCTTCAGGTGGGCATTGGCCCGTCCCTACCAGTTTGTTTTCGAAATGGATGCGGATTTTTCCCATAACCCGGATGACCTGCCGCGTCTTCGGGAAGCCTGTTTAAACGGCGCCGATGTGGCGGTGGGCTCACGGTATATCAAAGGAGTAAACGTAGTCAACTGGCCCATGGGACGTGTTCTCATGTCTTATTCGGCTTCAGTATATGTGCGCTTTATCACCGGTATGGATATCCGGGACTTTACCGCGGGATTCAAATGTTACCACCGGAAAGTACTGGAAGCTATTGAATTGGATAATATACGATCTGTCGGCTACGGATTCCAGATAGAAATGAAATTTACAGCCGTTATGCACGGTTTCAGGGTAGTGGAAGTACCCATTATTTTCACCGACCGCACCGAGGGCGTTTCAAAAATGAGCCGTGGAATTTTTAAGGAAGCCGCCCTGGGCGTCATTAAAATGAAGATAGGCAGCTGGTTCAGAAAATACAGCCGTTCTTCGTAG
- a CDS encoding S9 family peptidase, with translation MKKKILTLLLAGSSCALFAQTGKKELSLEDIYVEGKFRTESVYGLNSMKDGKHFSSVERDPATGEMYLVQYEYQTGKATDTILRSASLKYEGIQLPASGTFSSEESKILLKTDVEPIYRRSTIENNFIYDRKDGSITPLSEKGRQKYANFSPDASRVAFVRDNNLFIKNLKTGEEKQITSDGKYNHIINGGTDWVYEEEFEFARAFFWSPDGKKIAYYKFNESEVKQYNFAVYDQLYPTDYRYKYPKPGEANSVVSIHIYDLESGKTVKADIGEETNQYIPRIKWTQNPSQLCIFRMNRHQNKLEYLLADAASGQTRLLLTRESDTYISINDDLHFLSDGEGFVFTSERNGYNHIYLYGMDGEIIRQVTDGSWEVTALYGIDEERKLIYFQSAENSPLQRDIYSISLKGTGKKKLSDREGSNDAVFSADFSYFINYHSAAGVPTIVTVNNRKGEVLRTLEDNSTLKETLSDYDLAEKEFLQIPSAEDGIMLNAWMIRPPDFDPSKKYPVFMYVYGGPGSQTVTDSWAGGDLWYQLMAQKGYIVVSVDNRGTGGRGAEFKKMTYLNLGKMETEDQIAAAEWLATQSYVDGSRIGIYGWSYGGYMASLCITRGAEVFKAAVAGAPVTSWRFYDSIYTERYLRTPQENEDGYDLNSPIHYADQLKGNYLLIHGTADDNVHFQNSVEMAEALVKAGKQFQSFFYPNEHHGVRYRYHLQTMITDFILENL, from the coding sequence ATGAAGAAAAAAATACTCACCTTGTTACTGGCCGGCTCTTCCTGCGCGCTTTTCGCCCAAACCGGCAAAAAAGAATTAAGCCTGGAAGACATCTACGTGGAAGGTAAATTCAGGACAGAATCCGTATACGGCCTGAATTCCATGAAAGACGGCAAGCATTTCAGTTCCGTGGAACGCGATCCCGCAACCGGCGAGATGTACCTGGTTCAGTATGAATACCAAACCGGGAAAGCCACCGACACCATTTTACGAAGCGCCTCCCTGAAATACGAAGGCATTCAGCTGCCCGCAAGCGGAACGTTCAGCAGCGAAGAAAGCAAGATCCTGCTGAAAACAGACGTGGAGCCCATTTACCGGCGCTCAACCATTGAAAATAACTTTATCTACGACAGAAAAGACGGCAGCATCACTCCCCTTTCGGAAAAGGGCCGTCAAAAATACGCCAACTTTTCGCCGGACGCCTCCCGCGTAGCCTTTGTACGAGATAACAACTTATTCATCAAAAACCTGAAAACCGGGGAAGAAAAACAAATCACCAGCGACGGAAAATATAACCATATTATCAACGGCGGAACCGACTGGGTTTACGAAGAGGAATTCGAGTTTGCACGGGCATTTTTCTGGTCGCCGGACGGAAAGAAGATCGCCTACTATAAATTCAATGAAAGTGAGGTAAAGCAGTACAACTTTGCTGTGTACGATCAGCTTTACCCTACCGATTACCGATATAAATACCCCAAGCCGGGAGAAGCGAATTCCGTTGTCAGCATCCATATCTATGACCTTGAAAGCGGGAAAACAGTCAAAGCTGATATTGGCGAAGAAACCAACCAGTACATTCCAAGGATCAAATGGACCCAAAACCCGTCCCAACTTTGTATTTTCCGGATGAACCGGCACCAGAACAAACTGGAATACCTTTTGGCCGATGCCGCCAGCGGCCAGACGCGGCTACTGCTCACCAGGGAAAGCGATACCTATATTAGTATAAACGATGACCTTCATTTTCTTTCGGATGGAGAAGGCTTCGTTTTTACCAGCGAAAGAAACGGCTATAATCATATCTATCTCTATGGCATGGACGGGGAGATCATCCGGCAGGTGACCGACGGTTCCTGGGAAGTAACGGCCCTGTACGGGATCGATGAGGAGCGCAAGCTCATTTATTTCCAGTCGGCGGAAAATTCCCCCCTTCAGCGCGATATCTATTCCATTTCCCTGAAAGGCACCGGCAAAAAGAAATTAAGCGATCGTGAGGGAAGCAACGATGCCGTATTCAGCGCGGATTTCTCCTACTTCATCAACTACCACAGCGCCGCCGGCGTTCCCACCATCGTGACGGTGAACAACCGCAAGGGAGAAGTGCTGCGGACGCTGGAAGACAATAGTACCCTGAAGGAAACGCTTTCGGATTACGACCTGGCAGAAAAGGAATTCCTGCAGATACCCTCCGCCGAAGACGGCATTATGCTGAACGCCTGGATGATCAGGCCGCCGGATTTTGACCCTTCCAAAAAATACCCTGTTTTCATGTACGTATACGGCGGGCCGGGCAGCCAAACCGTAACTGACAGCTGGGCCGGCGGCGATCTCTGGTACCAGCTGATGGCTCAGAAAGGTTATATCGTCGTATCGGTAGACAACCGCGGCACGGGCGGACGCGGGGCTGAATTTAAGAAAATGACCTACCTGAACCTGGGCAAGATGGAAACCGAAGACCAGATAGCTGCCGCTGAATGGCTGGCCACGCAATCCTATGTGGACGGCTCCCGGATTGGCATTTATGGCTGGAGCTACGGCGGTTATATGGCTTCTCTTTGCATTACCCGCGGCGCTGAGGTATTCAAGGCGGCGGTTGCAGGGGCGCCGGTAACCAGCTGGCGTTTTTACGATTCCATTTATACTGAACGGTACCTGCGCACACCCCAGGAAAACGAGGACGGCTACGACCTGAACTCCCCTATCCATTATGCCGATCAGCTGAAAGGAAATTATCTGCTCATCCATGGCACCGCGGACGATAATGTGCATTTCCAGAATTCCGTCGAAATGGCGGAAGCGCTGGTCAAGGCCGGCAAGCAGTTCCAGTCCTTCTTTTACCCCAACGAGCATCATGGGGTGCGCTATCGTTATCACTTGCAAACGATGATCACAGATTTTATCCTCGAAAACCTTTAA
- the ruvB gene encoding Holliday junction branch migration DNA helicase RuvB, producing the protein MSNQYLDADPGNLSNAEKEIERVLRPAVFDDFTGQQKVIDNFQVFVQAARLRGEALDHILLHGPPGLGKTTLAHIIANEMGAGIKVTSGPVLDKPGDLAGLLTNLETNDILFIDEIHRLSPVVEEYLYTAMEDYKIDIMLETGPNARSVQISLNPFTLIGATTRSGMLTAPLRARFGINARLEYYDAKLLTTIVLRSAGILKTVITEEAAYEIARRSRGTPRIVNALLRRTRDFAQIKGTGQIDTAIAKYALEALNVDEHGLDEMDNKILSTIVQKFSGGPVGLKTIATAVGEDEGTIEEVYEPFLIQEGYLKRTPRGREATPMTYTHLGIKRDGRTGNLFED; encoded by the coding sequence ATGTCAAACCAGTATTTAGATGCCGATCCCGGGAACCTGAGCAATGCCGAGAAAGAGATAGAACGGGTATTGCGCCCCGCTGTTTTTGATGACTTTACCGGTCAGCAAAAGGTAATTGATAATTTCCAGGTATTTGTACAGGCGGCGAGGCTGCGCGGCGAGGCCCTGGACCATATACTGCTCCATGGCCCTCCGGGACTGGGAAAAACCACCCTTGCCCATATCATTGCCAACGAAATGGGCGCCGGCATAAAGGTCACCTCCGGCCCCGTCCTGGACAAACCGGGCGATCTTGCCGGATTGCTTACAAACCTGGAAACTAATGACATACTATTCATTGATGAAATTCACCGTTTAAGTCCCGTGGTAGAGGAATACCTCTACACCGCAATGGAAGACTACAAGATCGATATCATGCTGGAAACCGGGCCGAATGCCCGTTCTGTACAGATCAGCCTGAATCCTTTTACCCTGATCGGGGCTACTACCCGCTCAGGCATGTTAACCGCTCCCCTGCGCGCCCGCTTCGGCATCAACGCCCGCCTGGAGTATTACGATGCCAAATTACTGACTACTATTGTTCTCCGTTCGGCAGGTATTCTTAAAACCGTGATCACGGAAGAAGCCGCCTACGAGATAGCGCGCCGGAGCCGGGGCACTCCCCGTATCGTCAACGCCCTTCTGCGGCGCACGCGTGATTTTGCCCAGATCAAAGGAACCGGCCAGATCGATACCGCTATTGCCAAATATGCCCTGGAAGCGCTCAACGTGGATGAACATGGCCTTGACGAGATGGACAATAAGATCCTTTCTACCATTGTTCAGAAATTCAGCGGAGGGCCTGTAGGGTTGAAGACCATCGCTACCGCCGTGGGAGAAGACGAAGGAACTATCGAGGAGGTGTACGAACCTTTTCTTATACAGGAAGGCTATCTCAAACGCACTCCCCGCGGACGGGAAGCTACCCCCATGACTTATACGCACCTGGGCATTAAAAGAGACGGACGGACGGGAAACTTATTTGAGGATTGA
- a CDS encoding HD family phosphohydrolase, which yields MLLCVVAIVTALPREKRFKYEYEKGKVWMHPDFYAPFSFAIEKTPEELEADRQEVLNDILPVYRKVGYIGERNIESFKRSFDLLWKSKYASNPNRSSNLKAGLQLLEEFYNTGIIDPAAGPGNRKRGNSLTLVENNVAGNVNLSALYTHEKALAFANVRLEKYAETDKDFLMEIIEDHLQPNVIFDEALTTKLEQEALSSISQKRGLVQKGELIVRKGSVVTDEVYQRLNSIKNQYQRSIIFSGDRRIIMLGQFLLVATPMALIMLFLYYFRRDVFKDYRKLLLVLLIVAVILSILSWILKTTTLDIYLIPYCIVPIIIRLLFDSRMALNIHLLVVTLAGFLVPNGFEFVFLQVTAGMTAIYSIRNLLRRSQFLLSSLLILLTYYVAFLGLSITHEGSFQNIEWQKFLIFMISVVLSLLAYPLIYLFEKLFGITSEITLMELTNTNSPILRDLAFNAPGTFQHSLQVANLAEAAIYKIGGNALLVRAGALYHDIGKMKSPSYFKENQNKGYNPHDKLTYDESARIIIRHVTDGIAMARKKSIPEDIVNFIQTHHGTTRVDYFYQSFLKNFPDRIMDEQIFRYPGPIPFTKEQAVLMLADSVEAASRSLKEPNATNIESLVDRIVDYKIEQNQLVNSDITLRDIATIRSIFKEMLISIYHARIEYPKAASEIN from the coding sequence ATGCTTTTATGCGTAGTGGCCATTGTGACGGCCCTGCCCAGGGAAAAACGCTTTAAATACGAATACGAAAAGGGAAAGGTGTGGATGCATCCCGATTTTTACGCTCCTTTTTCCTTCGCAATAGAAAAAACGCCGGAAGAACTCGAAGCTGACCGGCAAGAGGTCCTGAATGATATTCTTCCCGTCTACCGCAAAGTTGGCTATATAGGGGAGCGGAATATCGAAAGCTTTAAGCGAAGCTTCGACCTTTTATGGAAATCGAAATACGCCTCCAACCCCAACCGCAGCTCCAACCTGAAAGCCGGGCTGCAGCTGCTGGAAGAGTTTTATAACACAGGTATTATTGATCCTGCGGCCGGGCCCGGAAACCGGAAACGCGGGAATTCCCTTACCCTGGTGGAAAATAATGTGGCAGGTAACGTAAACCTGTCCGCGCTTTATACCCATGAGAAGGCCCTGGCCTTTGCCAATGTCCGCCTTGAAAAATATGCCGAAACCGATAAGGATTTCCTGATGGAGATCATCGAAGATCACCTGCAGCCCAATGTGATCTTTGACGAAGCCCTGACCACGAAGCTGGAGCAGGAGGCCCTGAGCAGCATTTCCCAGAAGCGCGGACTGGTTCAGAAGGGCGAACTTATTGTCCGCAAAGGTTCGGTGGTGACCGACGAGGTCTACCAGCGGCTGAATTCCATCAAAAACCAATATCAGCGGTCCATTATTTTTTCCGGAGACAGGCGTATCATCATGCTGGGGCAGTTCCTGCTCGTGGCCACGCCCATGGCCCTGATCATGCTGTTCCTTTATTATTTCCGGAGGGATGTTTTCAAGGATTATCGCAAACTGCTGCTGGTATTGCTGATCGTTGCCGTCATTCTGTCCATCCTTTCCTGGATACTGAAGACCACCACGCTCGATATTTACCTCATTCCCTACTGTATCGTTCCCATCATCATCCGGCTGCTGTTTGATTCCCGGATGGCGCTGAATATCCACCTGCTGGTGGTTACCCTGGCCGGTTTCCTTGTCCCGAACGGCTTTGAATTCGTATTTCTGCAGGTCACGGCCGGAATGACCGCTATCTACAGCATCCGGAACCTGCTCCGCCGCTCACAATTCCTGCTGTCATCCCTGCTCATTCTGCTGACCTATTACGTCGCCTTCCTGGGCCTTTCTATCACTCATGAAGGCAGTTTTCAGAATATAGAATGGCAGAAATTCCTTATTTTCATGATCAGCGTGGTATTATCCCTGCTGGCCTATCCGCTTATTTACCTGTTTGAAAAGCTGTTCGGGATTACCTCGGAGATCACCCTCATGGAGCTGACCAATACTAACAGCCCGATACTGCGCGATCTTGCTTTCAATGCCCCCGGCACCTTCCAGCATTCCCTGCAGGTAGCCAACCTGGCGGAAGCGGCCATTTATAAAATAGGAGGGAACGCCCTTCTGGTTCGCGCCGGCGCCCTTTACCACGATATTGGCAAAATGAAAAGCCCTTCCTACTTCAAGGAGAACCAGAATAAAGGCTACAATCCCCACGATAAACTGACCTATGACGAAAGCGCCCGCATCATCATCCGCCACGTAACGGATGGCATTGCCATGGCCCGCAAAAAGAGTATTCCGGAAGATATCGTCAATTTTATCCAAACCCATCACGGAACAACCCGCGTGGACTATTTCTATCAATCCTTCCTGAAAAATTTCCCGGACCGCATCATGGACGAACAAATTTTCCGTTATCCCGGCCCCATCCCCTTCACCAAGGAGCAGGCCGTCCTCATGCTGGCCGACTCCGTAGAAGCCGCCTCCCGGAGCCTGAAAGAACCCAACGCCACAAACATAGAATCCCTGGTTGACCGCATAGTCGATTACAAAATCGAACAAAACCAACTGGTAAACAGCGACATCACCCTGCGCGACATCGCCACCATCCGTTCCATCTTCAAAGAAATGCTGATCAGCATCTACCACGCCCGCATCGAGTACCCGAAAGCAGCCAGCGAAATAAATTAA
- a CDS encoding acetyl-CoA C-acyltransferase, producing the protein MEEVIIAGAARTPIGSFGGSLSSLSATRLGAIAVKAAVERAGISPEQVQELFMGNVLTAGEGQAPATQVATFSGLPLIPATTVNKVCASGMKAVMLAAQSIMTGENEVVVAGGMESMSNVPYYLDKARTGYRLGHQQVRDGILSDGLWDVYNDFHMGNAAELCAAECGISREEQDAYAIASYRRALNAQEKGLFKEEIVPVEISTKKGSLLISEDEEPGTVKFEKIPALSPVFQESGTVTAANASTINDGAAALVLMSARKARELGIRPLARIHSFADAQQAPEWFTTAPARALPLALHKAGMQAEVVDFYEINEAFSVVALANNREMKLNPERVNVNGGAVSLGHPIGCSGARILVTLLSVLKQREGKIGAAGICNGGGGASAIVIGRL; encoded by the coding sequence ATGGAAGAAGTCATCATTGCAGGGGCTGCCCGTACTCCTATCGGGAGCTTCGGGGGAAGTCTTTCCAGCCTCAGCGCAACCCGACTGGGCGCCATTGCGGTGAAGGCAGCAGTGGAACGCGCGGGCATCTCACCGGAGCAGGTGCAGGAATTATTCATGGGAAACGTGCTGACAGCCGGCGAAGGCCAGGCGCCTGCCACACAGGTAGCAACGTTCTCCGGGTTGCCGCTAATCCCCGCCACAACAGTTAATAAAGTATGCGCTTCCGGAATGAAAGCCGTCATGCTTGCTGCGCAGTCCATCATGACGGGCGAAAACGAAGTAGTGGTCGCAGGCGGAATGGAAAGCATGAGCAATGTGCCGTACTACCTGGACAAGGCCCGGACGGGTTACCGCCTGGGGCACCAGCAGGTGCGTGACGGCATCCTGTCTGATGGATTATGGGACGTATACAATGATTTTCATATGGGCAATGCGGCGGAATTGTGCGCCGCGGAGTGCGGGATCAGCCGTGAAGAGCAGGATGCTTATGCCATTGCCTCCTACCGCCGCGCGCTGAACGCGCAGGAAAAAGGACTATTCAAAGAAGAGATCGTTCCGGTAGAGATAAGTACAAAAAAAGGGAGCCTGCTGATCAGCGAAGATGAAGAACCGGGAACCGTAAAGTTTGAAAAGATACCGGCATTATCGCCGGTGTTTCAAGAAAGCGGAACGGTTACTGCTGCAAATGCTTCAACGATAAATGACGGCGCTGCCGCATTGGTTTTAATGAGCGCCCGGAAGGCCCGGGAACTGGGAATACGCCCGCTTGCACGCATTCACTCCTTCGCGGATGCGCAGCAGGCGCCCGAATGGTTTACTACGGCGCCCGCCAGGGCCCTTCCCCTCGCCCTTCATAAGGCAGGAATGCAGGCGGAAGTAGTTGATTTTTACGAGATCAACGAAGCCTTTTCTGTGGTAGCCCTGGCCAATAACCGTGAAATGAAACTGAATCCGGAGCGGGTAAACGTGAACGGAGGAGCAGTTTCACTCGGGCACCCCATCGGCTGCTCAGGCGCGCGCATCCTGGTTACGCTGCTTTCGGTATTAAAACAGCGGGAAGGAAAGATAGGAGCCGCAGGTATCTGTAACGGCGGCGGGGGCGCTTCGGCCATAGTCATCGGGCGGCTGTGA
- a CDS encoding peptide MFS transporter, producing MEQERKIFGHPVALITLFFTEMWERFSYYGMRALLMLFMTTPLLGSNPGLGLGVAHASAIYGLYTASVYFLTLAGGWIADNLWGQRKAVFVGGCIIAAGHFSMAVPGNVSFFLGLILIAIGTGLLKPNVSTMVGELYPEGGARRDAGFSVFYMGINTGAFLGPIICGALGENWNWHAGFSAAGIGMVLGLIQYKAGAKLLGNAGLLDEDTSSTRFKNKNRNFYLIAGSAILLLVLFGYLVNQGIFQLSMEDIASGLGYGILILVLIYFIYLFIAGGHSGPEKKRLGVIFWLFILAAVFWSGFEQAGSSLNLFADQDTNRMVGGWEVPASWLQSVNPIFIIVLAPVFGWLWTWLAARNANPSAPLKFALRLIGLSAGFFVISWGAANSGPGNLASPAWLIVTYFFHTCGELCLSPVGLSSVTKLAPKSRVGQMMGIWFVAAALGNLFAGLLSGQLEELDSQALFSKVAMFIGAAGIIALLASPFVRKLMGDVK from the coding sequence ATGGAACAAGAAAGAAAGATCTTCGGGCATCCTGTTGCCCTTATAACCCTGTTTTTCACCGAGATGTGGGAGCGATTCAGTTATTACGGCATGCGCGCCCTCCTGATGCTTTTCATGACCACTCCCCTGCTGGGAAGCAATCCTGGCCTGGGCCTGGGTGTCGCCCATGCATCTGCCATTTACGGTCTTTACACGGCATCGGTCTATTTTCTCACGCTGGCCGGAGGCTGGATCGCGGATAATTTATGGGGACAGCGGAAGGCGGTATTTGTCGGGGGCTGCATTATCGCCGCCGGGCATTTTAGCATGGCCGTCCCCGGGAACGTCAGTTTTTTCCTGGGCCTGATACTCATAGCCATCGGCACCGGCTTGCTGAAGCCGAATGTAAGCACGATGGTAGGGGAACTTTATCCTGAAGGAGGTGCCAGACGTGATGCAGGGTTTTCTGTTTTTTACATGGGCATTAACACCGGCGCTTTCCTGGGGCCGATCATCTGCGGCGCACTTGGCGAAAACTGGAACTGGCACGCGGGATTTTCGGCGGCAGGCATCGGAATGGTGCTGGGACTGATCCAGTACAAGGCAGGGGCAAAACTGCTTGGGAACGCCGGGTTACTGGACGAAGACACGTCTTCTACCCGGTTCAAAAATAAAAATCGTAATTTTTACCTTATTGCCGGCAGCGCCATCCTGCTGTTGGTCCTCTTTGGCTACCTGGTGAACCAGGGAATATTCCAGCTCAGCATGGAAGACATTGCCAGCGGGCTTGGATACGGCATTCTCATCCTGGTACTGATCTATTTTATTTACTTATTTATTGCCGGTGGCCATTCCGGCCCGGAAAAGAAGCGGCTGGGGGTTATTTTCTGGTTGTTTATCCTGGCGGCCGTCTTCTGGTCGGGCTTTGAACAAGCCGGCTCCTCGCTGAATCTTTTTGCCGATCAGGACACCAACCGGATGGTCGGCGGCTGGGAAGTGCCCGCCAGCTGGCTGCAATCGGTGAACCCCATTTTCATTATCGTGCTTGCCCCGGTGTTTGGCTGGCTCTGGACCTGGCTCGCCGCCCGCAACGCAAACCCTTCCGCTCCGCTGAAATTCGCCCTGAGGCTCATTGGCCTTTCGGCAGGTTTTTTTGTGATCAGCTGGGGAGCAGCCAATTCCGGGCCGGGCAACCTGGCTTCGCCCGCCTGGCTGATCGTCACTTATTTCTTTCATACCTGCGGAGAACTTTGCCTCTCCCCGGTAGGGCTTTCATCTGTGACTAAGCTGGCCCCGAAAAGCCGCGTAGGGCAAATGATGGGTATCTGGTTTGTAGCCGCTGCCCTGGGCAACCTCTTTGCAGGGCTTCTGTCCGGCCAGCTTGAAGAACTGGACTCGCAGGCCTTGTTCTCAAAGGTCGCCATGTTTATCGGCGCTGCCGGAATAATTGCCCTCCTGGCCAGCCCCTTTGTGAGGAAACTGATGGGAGACGTAAAATAA